In Streptomyces rapamycinicus NRRL 5491, the genomic stretch CGGCGGCGGAGCCGGCCGATGACCGGTTCGAGCCGGAGGATCTCCTGGAGGACCGCGATCCGGTCGGGCTCGTCGGCGGCCCGGTAGCGCGCCAGCAGGGCGGCGTCGCCGAACAGATGCCACGCGGCCACATTGACGAACTCCCGGGTGGTGACCATGCCCGCGGCCGCGAACGTGAGGCATTCCCCCAGGATCTCGCCGGATGAACACCCCTCGTCCAGCAGATGGGAGATCAGGTCGTCGCGCCGCCGTCGCCGCCGGGCCCGTACGGCCGGGCGGACATCGCCCCAGTAGAACCGCAGCCAGTTGGAGTTCTGCCGCACCAGCCAGCGGATTCCGTGGAGGCTGGTCAGCCCGGGCGTCCCGAACTTCTCGGGGAAGAAGCGCTCCAGCCGTCCCCGGATCCCGGGCCGGCTCTCCGTGAGGCCGATCACGGCACTGGCCACCTCGATGGCCAGGTGGAAGCTCAAGCGGGCGAGGTGGCCCCGGCCGGTCTCCCGGACGGTGTCGAGCTGTGCCTCCGCCACCTCGACCATGACCTCGCGGTAGTGCTCGTCGACCCGGCGCGGGGTGAAGAACCGGGCGGTCTGCCGCCGGTCCTCGCGGTGTTCCGCACCGTCCCGGTAGAGCACCGGCCGCCGGAATCGGGACGGCAGCTTCTCCACCGTCTCGACGCCGAGCCCGGCCTGCACGGTGGCCGTGGCGCGCAGTACGGCGCGGGCCTCCTCGTAGCCGGACACCTGCCAGATCCCGTCCGGCCTCCGCCGCACCGGACAGCCGTCTCCGTCCGGCCCCCGGCCGACCCTGCGCTCCCCGTAGTGGTCCATGGGCGGCACCCCCCGGCCCAGGGTAGGAGTAGCGCGGCCACCTTACGAGGCCCTGACCGTGCTTTCCCCGGTCTACGCTCGGTTTCATGGACAGCGAGAACCCTCTGGGGCGCTTTCTGCGCGCCCGCCGTGAACAGGTGCGGCCCGAGGACGTGGACATCCTGCCCGCCGGCCGACGCCGGGTGGCGGGGCTGCGCCGGGAGGAGGTCGCGCTGCTGGCCGGGGTCAGCACCGACTACTACATACGGCTGGAGCAGGGCCGGGAGCGGCATCCCTCGGCACAGGTGGTCGAGGCGCTGGCCCGGGCGCTGGTGCTGGAGGAGGACGCGGTCGCCCATCTGCACCGGCTGGCCCGTCCGGCCCCCGGCCGGCGCCGCCCGGCCGCGCGGCGGGAGCGGGTGAGCCCGACCCTGCTGCGGATGATGGAGGGCTGGCCGCGGACCCCGGCCGTGGTCCTGGGCCGCTGTCTGACCGTACTGGCCCACAACACCCTGGGCAGGGCCCTCTTCGACGGGCACACCCACAGCCGGGATCTGATGCGGCTGGTCTTCCTCGACCCGGACGCGCGGGAGTTCTACCCCGACTGGGAGCGGGTGGCGGTCAACACCGTCGCCGGGCTCCGCGCGGCGGCCGGAATCGACGCCGAGGACCCGGAACTGATCGCTGTCGTCGGCGAGCTGTCGCTGAAGAGCGAGACGTTCCGGCGGCTGTGGGCCCGCCATGACATCCGCCAGAAGACCCATGAGACCAAGCGCTTCCGGCACCGCCTGGTCGGTGAGCTGACCCTGGAGTACGAGGCACTGACCGTGAACAGCGCCCCCGGTCAGCAGCTCATCGTCTACCAGGCCGAGCCGGGCAGCCCCTCCGAGCAGGCGTTGGCCCTGCTGGGCAGCCTCACCGCCGACGTGGTGGAGGCGCCCCACGACCCCATGAGCACCACGACGAAGGACTCTTCCGCATGACCGTCAATGACTCGCCCGTCTGGTTCATCACCGGCTGTTCCACCGGTCTGGGCCGGGCCCTGGCCACCGCCGTCCTCGGCCACGGCCACCGCGCGGTGGTCACCGCCCGCGACCCCCGGCAGGTGGCCGACATCGTCGCCGGTCACGGGGATCGCGCGCTGGCCCTGGCGCTCGACGTCACCGACAAGGACCGGGTGGCGGAGGCGGTGCAGGAGGCGGAAACCGCCTTCGGCCGCATCGACGTACTCGTCAACAACGCGGGCTACGGCTATCTCGCCGCGCTCGAGGAGGGCGAGGACGAGGAGGTCCGGGCCCTGTTCGACACCAACGTCTTCGGCCTGGTGGACGTCACCCGCGCGGTGCTGCCGGGCATGCGCGCCCGCCGCGCCGGCCACATCGTGAACATCTCCTCACTCGGCGGCCTGGCCGCCTTCGGCACCACCGGCTACTACCACGCCACCAAGTTCGCCGTGGAGGGCCTGTCCGAATCGCTCGCCGCCGAGGTGGCGCCGCTGGGCATCAAGGTGACGATCGTAGAACCGGCCGCCTTCCGCACCAACTGGTCCGGCCCCTCCATGCGCCAGTCCGCCACCACCATCGACGACTACGCCGGGACCGCGGGCGCACGGCGCGCCGGCACTCTCGCCACCTACGGCCATCAGCCCGGCGACCCGGTCCGCGCGAGCGAGGCCATCATCGGCGCGGTGGAGGCGGCGGAACCCCCGCTGCGGCTGCTGCTGGGCAAGGCCGCCTACGACATCGCCCAGGCCCGGCTCGACACCCTCAGGGCCACCTTCGACACCTGGCGCGAGGTCACCCTCGGAGCCGACTACCCGGTGGCCGCGACGTCCTAGGGGCGCCCGGCGGCACGCGTACGCCTGCGGCGGCCTGTTCCCCGCCCCTTACCGGGGCTGCGCCCCGGGCCCCCGAACGGGGGCTGCGTCCCGGACCTCGGATGGGGGCTGCGTCCCGGACGCCGGGCGGGGGCTGCGTCCCAGCCCTCCGCAGGGGCTCCGCCCCTTGACCCCAGGGTCCAGGGGCGGAGCCCCTGTCACGCGGCGGAGCCGCAAATGCGTGCTGTGGGAAGGGGCGGGGAGGGGAGAGATCAAGATCCGCCGGGCACCCCCTGGGCCCGCTGGGCGGCCCTCAGCGCCCCCGCACCCGGCGGCCCCACCGGCGCAGCAGCCCCCGCCGGGCCCGGGGAGCCCGCGGGCCGGAGGGCCTGCGGCCCTCCGGCCCTATGCGGCTCGGCGTCCACTGACCGTCGGGGGAGAGGATCGGCGCCTTCCGCTCCGCCTGCGCCACGATCTCGTGGTGGGAGTCGTAGGCGGTCACTCTGAACGCCTCGTCGTGGGAGGCCAGCGCCGCCCGCAGGGCCGCGCCGGTGGCGCCACGGCGACGGGCGAGGGACGCCACCCAGCCGAGGAAGCCCATGAGCCCGGCGAGCACACCGGCGACGATCAGATAGGGCAGTAAGTCACTCATGGGCCGAGGCTACGTGAGGCCGTACGCCGTCGAGGAGGCCCAGTTCCAGACCGCTCAGCCGCTCGGGGTCGGCGATCACCTCGTACGCGGCGATCCTCCCGCCCTCGACGGTGACGGTCAGGGCGAGGAGCAGCCGGCCGTGCGGGGCCACGACGACCCCTACGGACCCGTTCACCAGCGCGGGCTCCGCGAACCGCGCCCTCGGCGCGAAACCGGCGGTCTCCTCCGCCACCGCCCGCGCACCGCGGGCCACCGTGGGCACCCCCTCGGGCAGGGCGGCGCGGTCGGCACGCCGGACGACATCCGGGTCCAGCACCGCGAGCAGCGCCGCCATGTCCCCGCCGCGCGCGGCGGCGAGGAAGGCGTCGACGGTGCGCCGCTGCCGGTCCAGCTCGGCGCGGGGCACCGCCGCGATGCCCCGCACCTTCTGGCGGGCGCGGCTGGCCAGCTTCTTCGTGGCGACCGGTGAGCGCTCCACGATGGGCGCGATCCGGTCAAAGGGCACCGCGAACACATCGTGCAGCACAAAGGCGATCCGCTCGGCCGGGCCCAGCGTGTCCAGCACCACCAGCAGCGCCCTGCCGACCGAGTCGGCCAGCACCGCCTCGTCCTCCGGACCGCCGCCGTCCCCGGTCTCCCGGGCCATCTCGGGCAGCTCCTGGCCGACCGGCTCCTCCCGGCGCGCGGTGCGGGAGCGCAGCATGTCCAGGCAGATGCGGGAGACCACCGTCCGCAGCCAGCCGGTCAGGTTCCCGACCGCCTCGGCGTCCGCGCGGCTGAGCCGCAGCCATGTCTCCTGCACGGCGTCGTCCGCCTCGCTGAGCGAGCCGAGCATCCGGTAGGCGACCGCCCGCAACTGGCCGCGGTGGGTCTCGAAGCGCTCCGCCAGCCCGTCCTGCGGGTGCCGACGCTGTCCGTTCCCCGGTTTCCGCCCGTCCATCGGTCACCTTTCCTCGCCGCGCTCCGTCACTTCCCCAGACGTAACCACGACGTATCCCATGCGGCAGAGGTGACGAGGAGAGACACCATGACCACCACCTGTTCGACCGTCCTGGACCAGCCGCTGCTGCGCCCCGCGGCGCTGGGGGACCTCCAGCTGCCCAACCGGGTGGTGATGGCGCCCATGACCCGGGCCCGGGCCACGGGCGAGGGGCTGGTCCCGAACGGTATGCACACGGACTACTACGGGCAGCGGGCCGGGGCCGGGCTGATCATCACCGAGGGGACCTGGGTGAGCGAGCGGGCCATCGGCTTCCCGAACGTCCCCGGTGTCTACAGCGAGGAGCAGATCGGCGGATGGCGCCGGGTCACCGACGTCGTCCACGCACTCGGCGGCCGGATCGTGCTGCAGCTGTGGCACACCGGCGCCGCCTCGCACCCCGACCACCTCGGGGGCGCCCTTCCGGCCGGTCCGTCGGCGGTCGACCCCCGGGAGCGGACCCACACCCCCGGCGGGCCCAAGGTCACGGTCACCCCACGGGAGATGACGATCACCGACATCCGGGACACGGTCGCGGAGTACCGCGCGGCCGCGGTGCACGCCCGCCGCGCCGGTTTCGACGGCGTCGAGGTGCACGCCGTCGGCTCGTTCCTGATCCCGCAGTTCCTCAATCCACGGCTGAACCGCCGCCGCGACGCCTACGGCGGCGACCAGGCAGGACGGCGGCGACTGCTGATGGAGATCGTCGACGCGGCCGCCGCGGTCTGGGACGGCCGCCGGGTGGGCGTGCGCCTGTCGCCGTACTGGACCGCCGAGCGGTTCACCGCCGACGAGCGGACGCTCGCCGACTACGACGCGCTGGTGGCGGAGCTGGGCGACCACCCCTTGGCCTATCTGCATCTGCGGGGACCGGCCCCCGCCGAGCCCGGCGCCGCCCCGGACCACGACGCCTTCGCCCGCTACCGCCGCCTCTTCGGCGGCCCGCTGATCGCCAACCACGGCTTCGGCCGGGAGACCGGCAACGCGGTGATCGAGGCCGGGCTCGCGGACGCCGTCTCCTACGCCACCCACTTCGTGGCCAACCCCGACCTCGTGGCCCGGTTCGCCCTGGACCGCGAGCTGGCGGCGGGCGACCCGGGCACGTACTACACCGGCGGGGCGGGCGGCTATGTCGACTATCCGGCGAGCCGCTGGAGCGACGGCGTCAGGCGTTGAGGGGCGCCCACAGCGGCGTCAGGCGTTGAGGGCACCCGCGCCGAGCAGTCCGAACAGCGCCAAGCCGATCACGATCCGGTAGATCACGAAGGCGTTGAACGAATGCTTGGCGACGAACTTCAGCAGCCAGGCGATGGAGGCGTAGGCCACCGCGAAGGACACCACCGTGCCCACCGCGAGCGGCATCGTGCCCACGCCACCGCCCATGGCGTCCTTGAGCTCGTAGAGCCCCGCGCCGGTCAGCGACGGAATGCCCAGGAAGAACGAGAGCCGGGTGGCGGCCACCCGGTCCAGGTCGAGCATGAGGCCGGTGGCCATCGTGGCGCCCGAGCGGGAGAAGCCGGGGAAGAGCAGCGCGAGGATCTGCGAGGAGCCGACCAGCATCGCGTCCTTGGCGCTGGTGTCGTCCTCCCCGCGCTTGTGGCGGCCCATCCGGTCGGCCAGCCACATCAGCCCGCTGCCCACGATCAGCGAGGCGGCCACCACCCACAGGGAGGCCAGCGGGCCCTCGATCAGCGGCTTGGCGGCCAGGCCCACGACCACGATGGGGATCGTGGCGTAGATGACCCACCACGCGAACTTGTAGTCGTGGTGGTACCGCTCCTCGCGGTTGACCAGCCCCCGCGCCCACGCGGTGGCGAAGCGGCGGATGTCGCGGAAGAAGTACAGCAGGACGGCGGCGATGGCGCCGACCTGGATCACCGCGGTGAAGGCCACGACGGACTTGTCGTCCACCGGGATGTCCATCAGCCCCTCGGTGATCTTGAGGTGGCCGGTGGACGAGACCGGGAGGAACTCCGTGACCCCCTCCACGACGCCGAGAACGACGGCCTGTCCGATGTTGATCGCGCTCACGTGGTCCGTCCCGCCGGTGGCTTTCCGTGATCAGTTGTCCACGGGACGGTAGACGATGAATCGGGACGATGGCCAATCAGCGAACGGCCCGCCGGGAGCGGGCATCGCCGCGGCCCGTGCCCGTACGGAGCGGGGGCACGGACCGCCGCGGGAGGGTCAGGCGGCCGGGCCGGAGCCGCTGAGCAGGCTCCGCACGCCGTTGGCCGAGAGGGTGACGGCCTCCGGGGCGCCCGCGTCGATGGTCAGCGAGAGCTCTTCGGAGGGCCATCCCTGGGCCAGCGCGCCCAGCGGCACCAGGTGGTACCGCTCGATCTGGGGCAGGGCCTGGTGCATCCGGGCCGGAGTGGTGAAGACCGGTACCAGCTGCGCGCCGTCCTCCTGCTGGAACACGGGCAGGGTCACGGCCTGCGGGTCCGCCTCCTCTCCGGTCTCGGCGGAGGGGAGGAGGACCTCACTGTTGGCAAGGGTGTTCAGCGCCGACTCGTCCGCCCGGTCGGCCGCCAGCTCGCCGAGGGCCTGCTGGGTGGCGGAGACGTTTTCATCGGAAGGGCTGGTCATGATTCCGTCCATGGATCGGGTTTTGGGTCTTGATGGGTTTCTGGGTCCCAGAGCGGCTCGGGTGAACAGCCGCGGCTGGCTCGAATACCCCGCCTCAGGGAACTCACACGTCCCGTTCCGCCTCGATTCCCGCGCGGCCCGTGGAGGAATATGCCCCGGGCTACGACCCGGCCCAGCCCAGCGACCTCTCGACCGCCCGCCGCCAGCTCTCGTACTCCGCGTCCCGCCGTGCGGGGTCCATCGTGGGCATCCACTGGGCCGCGCGGTGCCAGTTGCGGCGCAGCCCCTCCAGATCCGGCCAGTAGCCGGAGGCGAGCCCGGCGGCGTAGGCGGCGCCGAGGGAGACGGTCTCGGAGACCATGGGGCGCACCACGGGCATGTCCAGAACGTCGGCCAGGAACTGCATCAGCAGATTGTTCGAGGTCATTCCGCCGTCCACCTTCAGCTGGCGCAACGGCCGGGGCGAGTCGGCGTTGACGGCGTCGACCACCTCCCGGGTCTGCCACCCGGTGGCCTCCAGGACGGCCCGGGCCAGATGCCCCTTGGTGATGTACGAGGTGAGCCCGACGATCACCCCGCGCGCGTCGCTGCGCCAGTGCGGGGCGAACAGCCCGGAGAAGGCGGGGACGATGTAGCAGCCGCCGTTGTCCTCGACACCGCGGGCGAGCGTCTCGATCTCCGGGGCGCTGTGGATCAGCCCCAGGCGGTCGCGGAACCACTGCACCAGTGAGCCGGTGACGGCGATCGGGCCCTCCAGGGCGTAGACCGGCGGCTCGCCGCCGACCTTGTAGCCCACCGTGGTCAGCAGCCCGTGCCGGGACCGTACGAGCTCGGTGCCGGTGTTGACCAGGAGGAAGCTGCCGGTGCCATAGGTGCACTTCGCCTCGCCGGGGGCGAAGCACGTCTGCCCGAACAGCGCCGCCTGCTGATCGCCGAGGGCCGCGCAGATCGGGACGTCCGGCAGCAGGGCGCGGGCCATGCCGTAGCACTCGGCGGAGGAGCGGATCTCCGGCAGCATCGCCCGGGGCACATCGAAATAGGCCAGCAGTTCATCGTCCCAGGCCAGGCTGCGGATGTTCATCAGCATGGTGCGGCTGGCGTTGGTGGCGTCGGTCAGGTGCAGTCCGCCGTCGGGCCCTCCGGTGAGGTTCCAGATCAGCCAGCTCTCCATGGTGCCGAACAGCACCTCGCCGCGCTCCGCGCGCGCATGCAAGCCGTCGACATGGTCGAACAGCCAGCGCAGCCGTGGCGCGGAGAAGTACGTCGTGGGCGACAGTCCGCAGCGCTCCAGGAAGAAGTCGTCACCGGTGGTCCGCCGCAGCTCCTCGACATAGCCGCTGGTACGGGTGTCCTGCCAGGTGATGGCGTGGCCCACCGGAACGCCGGTGCGGCGGTCCCAGACCACCGTGGTCTCGCGCTGATTGGCGATGCCGATCGCCGCGATCTGCTCGGGGCGGATCCCGGCGCCCTCCAGGGCCCGGGGGACGACGACACGGCGCAGATGGGACCAGATCTCGGTGGGGTCGTGCTCGGCCCAGCCGGGCCTGGCGAAGTACTGCTCGTGTTCACGCTGGCCGACTGAGACCAGCCGTCCCTGGTGGTCGAAGAGGATGCACCGGGTGGACATGGTGCCCTGGTCGATGGACATCACATAGCGTTCAACCATGGCCTGGCCTGTCTTCGGGCGGGTTGGAGCAGGGCATGGGGCATCACCAGCGGGCCGCGCCGAGATCGCGGGAGATCGCCCGGGCGGCGTCGCGCGTCAGCCCGACGAGCGAGCCGAGCGGCCGGCCCTTGCTGTCGCAGAGGCGGTCCATGGCGCCGGAGATGCCGACGGCGCCCACCACCAGGCCGCCCTGTCCGCGGATCGGCGCGGCGATGTCCGCCTCGCCCATCATCATTTCCTGGGCCGCGAACGCCCACCCGGTGTCGCGGATCTCGGCCAGCGCCCGGTTCAGCCGCTGGGGGGAGTCGAGCGTGTGCCGGGTGTAGCTCTCCAGTTCGGTTTCCATGAGCGGCTCCAGGGGAGTCGCCCCGTACGCCAGCAAAATCTTGCCCAGCGCGCTGGCGTGCAGGGGCAGCAGCGAGCCCACGTCCAGGGTCTGGAAGGTGTCATCGGGCCGGAAGACGTGGTGGACGATGAGGACCTTGCCCTCCAGGGGCACTCCGAGGCGGACCGCCTCACCGCTGCGCGCGGCCAGGGCGTCGGTCCAGTTGATGGAGCGGGACCGCAGCTCGTTGATGTCGAGATAGCTGGTCCCCAGGTGCAGCAGCGCCGCGCCGAGCTGGTACTTCCCCGTCGCCTTGTCCTGTTCGACGAAGTCGACGCTCTGCAGGGTGCGCAGAATCCCGTGCGCGGTGCCTTTCGCGAGGCCGAGGGAGGCCGCCACCTCGCCCAGACTGAGCCGACCGGACCCCTGGGCGAGCAGCCGCAGGATCGCCGCCGCCCGCTCGATGGACTGCACCGGGCCGGCCATGTCGCGATCGTAGCTCTTCGGCCAGTGGCACAGCCTGTCGGCGAGAACGCCAAACGTTCGGCAATGCCGACCCGGATTCGTTGACCCCGGCGGTTGGTGCCCATAGCGTCCGTATCGGGACAAGAAGAGCAGTATGTCGAAAGGTGACCCGAAGGGTGCCCGGCAGAGAGACACAACCCGGCTTGGAGAGGAGGAGACGTGGCGGAACAACTGAGCCTGCCGACGCCCGGCGTCACCGGGCACGGCGCCACCGGGCCCGGTATCACCAGGCACGGCGTGACCGGGCAGGCCGCGGGGACCGTCGATCTCACCGACGTCCGTCTCATCGGCTCCCAGGCGCCGGACTCGGACTCCCTGATGGCCTCGGGGGCCACCCGCGCCGAAATCCCGGACCGGCCGTCGGCGGCGATGCGCGATGAGGCCCCGGACCGGCCCTCGGCGGACGAGGCCGGCGACCATGTCCTGCCCGTCCCGCACATCTGCGAGGCCGTCGCCACCGTACGGCGGCGGGCGCACGCGCTGCTGTCCGAATGGGAGCTGTCGGCCGACCGGGTCGACGAGGCGCTCATGGTGATCTCGGAGCTGGTCACCAACGCGATCCTGCACGCCCTGCCCCCGGCCGTGCTGCGGCTGAGCTGGACCGAGTGCGAGGGCCGCGCCGGACTGCGCATCGAGGTCACCGACGGCGGCCCGATCCCCGCCGATCAGCGGGCGGACGAGGACATCGAGCCCGATGAGCACGGCCGCGGGCTCGGCATCGTCACCGCGCTGTCCTCGCGCCACGGCAGCCACACCTGCCATGAGGGCATCACCTGGTGGGCGGACCTGCCGGCCGCCTAGGGGGCTGCTGCCCGGTCCCAGGTGACCGGGAGCCGGTGGACTCCGTAGATCAGCATGTCGTGGCGCAGCGGCACCTCGTCGGGCGGCACCGCCAGGCGGAGCGTGGGGAAGCGCCGCAGCAGGGCGGGGTAGCCCGTCCGCATCTCCATCCGCGCCAGATGCTGGCCCAGGCACTGGTGAACGCCGTGGCCGAAGGCGATCTGATCACCCGGATCGCGGGTGACGTCCAGGGTGTCCGGGGCGGCGAACCGCGCGGCGTCCCGGTTGGCCGAGGCCAGCGCCCCGACCACGGTCTCCCCGGCCCGTACCCGCGCCCCGGCGATCTCGAGGTCTTCCCGCGCGACCCGTACGATCCCGAACTGGACGATGGTCAGATACCGCAGCAGCTCCTCTACCGCGTGGTCGATCACCTCGGGCCGCTCGCGCATCCCGCGCGACTGCTCGGGGTGGCGCAGCAGCGCGTAGGTGCCCAGGGCCAGCATGTTCGCCGTCGTCTCATGGCCCGCGACGAGCAGCAGCAGCCCCACACCGGTCAGCTCCTCGTCGGTCAGCCCGGCCGCCGTGGCGCTGCCGGGGCCGCCGGGCGCGTCGTGATCGCCGTTGACGAGACGCGAGAGCAGCGCCTCGTCCGGCCGCTGCCGCTTGGCGTCGATCAGCCCCCGCATGTAGTCCCACAGCGCGTCCCGGGCCGCGTAGACCTCCTCCTCGCGCTGGCCGAGCCGGAGCAGAACGGTGGCCCACCGCTGGAAGTCGGCCCGGTCCTCGTATGGCACCCCCAGCAGCTCGCAGATCACCAGCGACGGGATCGGCTGGGCGAACGACGTCACCAGGTCGACCGGGGGACCGGCGCGCTCCATCGCGGCCAGGTGGTCCTCGACGATCTCCGCGATCCGCGGTTGCAGCCCCCGCAGCCCCCGGGCGGTGAACCACTTGCTCAGCAGCCGCCGGTAGCGGGTGTGCTCGGGCGGGTCCATACCGATGAACGAGCCCAGCATGCGGCGGTCGCCCGGGCGGACCGGAAACGCGTGTACGGGTGAGGAGGTGCGGCGGCGGTCCGAGCTGAAGCGGTCGTCCGCCAGCAGCCGCGTCACGTCCTCGTGCCGGGTGAGCAGCCAGCCCGCCTTGCCGTCCGGGAAGGCCAGCCGGCTGGCCCCGCCGTCCTCCCGCAGCGCCGCGTAGGCGCCGGGCGGATCGAAGGGGCAGTCGCGATGTCTGGGCAGTGGCGCCGGAGCCGCCGCGCGTGATGTGACGGACACGGAAACGCTCCCTTCGAAGACGAACCGAGTCCCTCCCTTTCGAGCGTAGCTCCGCACGGTGGGCCGGGCGACGGGAGCCTTACGGCAACGGGCCGCCACCGTGGGCGGCTTCCCGGGCCACCTGCGTGGTGCCGGGCCACCTGCGTGGCGCCGGGCCACCTGCGTGGTGCCGGGCCACCGGCGCGGTGGCGGGGCTTCATGGAGTGGCGGGGGCTTCGTGGCGGGGCCGGGGCGGAGCGGACGCCGGAAGGTCCCGGGAG encodes the following:
- a CDS encoding cytochrome P450, which codes for MDHYGERRVGRGPDGDGCPVRRRPDGIWQVSGYEEARAVLRATATVQAGLGVETVEKLPSRFRRPVLYRDGAEHREDRRQTARFFTPRRVDEHYREVMVEVAEAQLDTVRETGRGHLARLSFHLAIEVASAVIGLTESRPGIRGRLERFFPEKFGTPGLTSLHGIRWLVRQNSNWLRFYWGDVRPAVRARRRRRRDDLISHLLDEGCSSGEILGECLTFAAAGMVTTREFVNVAAWHLFGDAALLARYRAADEPDRIAVLQEILRLEPVIGRLRRRTTAPLRLTGDGRDPDAEVTVPAGELVDVLLHRANVDARTVGERPERLCPGRPMAAGAGAPGLSFGDGAHKCPGATIALLETDVFLSRLFALPGIRMAAPPRVGFKDGIDSYELRGCTVVLTGRT
- a CDS encoding helix-turn-helix transcriptional regulator; the encoded protein is MDSENPLGRFLRARREQVRPEDVDILPAGRRRVAGLRREEVALLAGVSTDYYIRLEQGRERHPSAQVVEALARALVLEEDAVAHLHRLARPAPGRRRPAARRERVSPTLLRMMEGWPRTPAVVLGRCLTVLAHNTLGRALFDGHTHSRDLMRLVFLDPDAREFYPDWERVAVNTVAGLRAAAGIDAEDPELIAVVGELSLKSETFRRLWARHDIRQKTHETKRFRHRLVGELTLEYEALTVNSAPGQQLIVYQAEPGSPSEQALALLGSLTADVVEAPHDPMSTTTKDSSA
- a CDS encoding oxidoreductase; the protein is MTVNDSPVWFITGCSTGLGRALATAVLGHGHRAVVTARDPRQVADIVAGHGDRALALALDVTDKDRVAEAVQEAETAFGRIDVLVNNAGYGYLAALEEGEDEEVRALFDTNVFGLVDVTRAVLPGMRARRAGHIVNISSLGGLAAFGTTGYYHATKFAVEGLSESLAAEVAPLGIKVTIVEPAAFRTNWSGPSMRQSATTIDDYAGTAGARRAGTLATYGHQPGDPVRASEAIIGAVEAAEPPLRLLLGKAAYDIAQARLDTLRATFDTWREVTLGADYPVAATS
- a CDS encoding sigma-70 family RNA polymerase sigma factor, which produces MDGRKPGNGQRRHPQDGLAERFETHRGQLRAVAYRMLGSLSEADDAVQETWLRLSRADAEAVGNLTGWLRTVVSRICLDMLRSRTARREEPVGQELPEMARETGDGGGPEDEAVLADSVGRALLVVLDTLGPAERIAFVLHDVFAVPFDRIAPIVERSPVATKKLASRARQKVRGIAAVPRAELDRQRRTVDAFLAAARGGDMAALLAVLDPDVVRRADRAALPEGVPTVARGARAVAEETAGFAPRARFAEPALVNGSVGVVVAPHGRLLLALTVTVEGGRIAAYEVIADPERLSGLELGLLDGVRPHVASAHE
- a CDS encoding alkene reductase; protein product: MTTTCSTVLDQPLLRPAALGDLQLPNRVVMAPMTRARATGEGLVPNGMHTDYYGQRAGAGLIITEGTWVSERAIGFPNVPGVYSEEQIGGWRRVTDVVHALGGRIVLQLWHTGAASHPDHLGGALPAGPSAVDPRERTHTPGGPKVTVTPREMTITDIRDTVAEYRAAAVHARRAGFDGVEVHAVGSFLIPQFLNPRLNRRRDAYGGDQAGRRRLLMEIVDAAAAVWDGRRVGVRLSPYWTAERFTADERTLADYDALVAELGDHPLAYLHLRGPAPAEPGAAPDHDAFARYRRLFGGPLIANHGFGRETGNAVIEAGLADAVSYATHFVANPDLVARFALDRELAAGDPGTYYTGGAGGYVDYPASRWSDGVRR
- a CDS encoding undecaprenyl-diphosphate phosphatase, which gives rise to MSAINIGQAVVLGVVEGVTEFLPVSSTGHLKITEGLMDIPVDDKSVVAFTAVIQVGAIAAVLLYFFRDIRRFATAWARGLVNREERYHHDYKFAWWVIYATIPIVVVGLAAKPLIEGPLASLWVVAASLIVGSGLMWLADRMGRHKRGEDDTSAKDAMLVGSSQILALLFPGFSRSGATMATGLMLDLDRVAATRLSFFLGIPSLTGAGLYELKDAMGGGVGTMPLAVGTVVSFAVAYASIAWLLKFVAKHSFNAFVIYRIVIGLALFGLLGAGALNA
- a CDS encoding SseB family protein, which encodes MTSPSDENVSATQQALGELAADRADESALNTLANSEVLLPSAETGEEADPQAVTLPVFQQEDGAQLVPVFTTPARMHQALPQIERYHLVPLGALAQGWPSEELSLTIDAGAPEAVTLSANGVRSLLSGSGPAA
- the glpK gene encoding glycerol kinase GlpK → MVERYVMSIDQGTMSTRCILFDHQGRLVSVGQREHEQYFARPGWAEHDPTEIWSHLRRVVVPRALEGAGIRPEQIAAIGIANQRETTVVWDRRTGVPVGHAITWQDTRTSGYVEELRRTTGDDFFLERCGLSPTTYFSAPRLRWLFDHVDGLHARAERGEVLFGTMESWLIWNLTGGPDGGLHLTDATNASRTMLMNIRSLAWDDELLAYFDVPRAMLPEIRSSAECYGMARALLPDVPICAALGDQQAALFGQTCFAPGEAKCTYGTGSFLLVNTGTELVRSRHGLLTTVGYKVGGEPPVYALEGPIAVTGSLVQWFRDRLGLIHSAPEIETLARGVEDNGGCYIVPAFSGLFAPHWRSDARGVIVGLTSYITKGHLARAVLEATGWQTREVVDAVNADSPRPLRQLKVDGGMTSNNLLMQFLADVLDMPVVRPMVSETVSLGAAYAAGLASGYWPDLEGLRRNWHRAAQWMPTMDPARRDAEYESWRRAVERSLGWAGS
- a CDS encoding IclR family transcriptional regulator; translated protein: MAGPVQSIERAAAILRLLAQGSGRLSLGEVAASLGLAKGTAHGILRTLQSVDFVEQDKATGKYQLGAALLHLGTSYLDINELRSRSINWTDALAARSGEAVRLGVPLEGKVLIVHHVFRPDDTFQTLDVGSLLPLHASALGKILLAYGATPLEPLMETELESYTRHTLDSPQRLNRALAEIRDTGWAFAAQEMMMGEADIAAPIRGQGGLVVGAVGISGAMDRLCDSKGRPLGSLVGLTRDAARAISRDLGAARW
- a CDS encoding ATP-binding protein is translated as MAEQLSLPTPGVTGHGATGPGITRHGVTGQAAGTVDLTDVRLIGSQAPDSDSLMASGATRAEIPDRPSAAMRDEAPDRPSADEAGDHVLPVPHICEAVATVRRRAHALLSEWELSADRVDEALMVISELVTNAILHALPPAVLRLSWTECEGRAGLRIEVTDGGPIPADQRADEDIEPDEHGRGLGIVTALSSRHGSHTCHEGITWWADLPAA
- a CDS encoding cytochrome P450 — protein: MSVTSRAAAPAPLPRHRDCPFDPPGAYAALREDGGASRLAFPDGKAGWLLTRHEDVTRLLADDRFSSDRRRTSSPVHAFPVRPGDRRMLGSFIGMDPPEHTRYRRLLSKWFTARGLRGLQPRIAEIVEDHLAAMERAGPPVDLVTSFAQPIPSLVICELLGVPYEDRADFQRWATVLLRLGQREEEVYAARDALWDYMRGLIDAKRQRPDEALLSRLVNGDHDAPGGPGSATAAGLTDEELTGVGLLLLVAGHETTANMLALGTYALLRHPEQSRGMRERPEVIDHAVEELLRYLTIVQFGIVRVAREDLEIAGARVRAGETVVGALASANRDAARFAAPDTLDVTRDPGDQIAFGHGVHQCLGQHLARMEMRTGYPALLRRFPTLRLAVPPDEVPLRHDMLIYGVHRLPVTWDRAAAP